One window of the Salvia miltiorrhiza cultivar Shanhuang (shh) chromosome 6, IMPLAD_Smil_shh, whole genome shotgun sequence genome contains the following:
- the LOC130991026 gene encoding protein YELLOW LEAF 1, choloroplastic-like, giving the protein MRGSWKRRGTCRSLPLFPVQLRHQCLVQSQDQCLKPQKNVQVPVRVKPLCLQFERQSTITHSSRVKRASVICAAALSATCAAEQTQTVTRQSSTITVAPIQGKEKSPELDDGGAGFPPRDDGDGGGGGGGGGGHWSGGFFFFGFLAFLGFLKDQESEGPYRDERRR; this is encoded by the exons ATGAGAGGATCATGGAAGAGAAG AGGGACATGCCGCTCATTGCCACTATTTCCAGTCCAATTACGTCACCAGTGTCTTG TACAATCACAAGACCAGTGTTTGAAGCCACAAAAGAATGTTCAAGTTCCAGTTCGAGTGAAGCCTCTTTGCTTGCAGTTTGAAAGGCAAAGTACCATTACTCATTCTTCCAGAGTTAAGCGTGCTTCTGTGATATGTGCTGCTGCTCTG AGTGCCACCTGTGCTGCGGAACAAACCCAAACTGTGACTCGCCAGTCATCTACCATTACAGTAGCACCTATCCAAG GAAAAGAAAAATCTCCGGAACTAGATGATGGTGGGGCAGGATTTCCACCCCGTGATGATGGTgatggcggcggcggtggtggcggtggcggcggcCACTGGTCTGGTGGGTTCTTCTTTTTCGGCTTCCTTGCTTTTCTGGGTTTTCTGAAAGATCAAGAGAGTGAAGGGCCTTACAGAGATGAAAGGAGAAGATGA
- the LOC130989873 gene encoding protein JINGUBANG-like, with translation MKNSKTGRSSYSSSMDDSSVSSKQPLFAHALQAEQDEYSFRLSSASELSPTDHDRPPPALSSSFDAGNSSVWDPSTPSLCSSPAAKSPWSSSHMAPSDHSYSYTGLMGSLVREEGHIYSLAAAGDLLFTGSDSKNIRVWKNQKEFSGFRSNSGLVKAIIIADERIFSGHQDGKIRVWKMSGKDPSVYKRIGTLPTLKAKVKKSLKPSNYVEVRKSHNAIWIKHIDAISSLSLSEDRSILYSASWDKTVKVWRVADSKCLESISAHDDAVNSVVAGFDGLVFSGSADGSVKVWRREMQGKGTKHYFSQTLLKQECAVTSLAVDASSTVLYCGSSDGLVNFWERDKFLSHGGFFRGHKLAVLCLATSGNLVFSGSADTNICVWRREERSHHCLSVLSGHSGPVKCLAVEEDKTDFAQPFGAHRHYVVYSGSLDKSVKIWRVSGQGAPLHPPPNSDIVPPQQQQPFQNFSSQTSRSTAQRRNF, from the coding sequence ATGAAGAATTCGAAAACGGGGCGTAGTAGTTATTCTTCAAGCATGGACGATTCGAGCGTCTCGAGCAAGCAACCCTTGTTCGCCCACGCGCTCCAGGCGGAACAAGACGAGTACTCGTTCCGCCTGAGCAGCGCGTCGGAGCTGAGCCCCACGGACCACGACAGGCCTCCCCCGGCCCTGTCGTCGTCCTTCGACGCGGGGAACTCGTCCGTGTGGGACCCGTCCACGCCCTCCCTCTGCTCGTCCCCCGCGGCCAAGTCCCCGTGGTCGTCGTCCCACATGGCGCCCTCCGACCACTCCTACTCCTACACGGGGCTCATGGGCTCCCTCGTCCGCGAGGAGGGCCACATATACTCCCTCGCCGCGGCCGGGGACCTCCTCTTCACCGGCTCCGACAGCAAGAACATCCGCGTGTGGAAGAATCAGAAGGAATTCTCCGGCTTCCGGTCGAATTCCGGCCTCGTGAAGGCCATCATCATCGCCGACGAGCGGATCTTCTCCGGCCACCAGGACGGGAAGATCCGCGTGTGGAAGATGTCCGGCAAGGATCCGAGCGTGTACAAGCGCATCGGAACCTTGCCGACGCTGAAAGCAAAGGTGAAGAAGTCACTGAAACCGAGCAACTACGTAGAGGTGCGGAAAAGCCACAACGCGATCTGGATCAAGCACATCGACGCCATCTCGTCCCTGAGCCTGAGCGAGGATCGGTCGATCCTCTACTCGGCGTCGTGGGACAAGACGGTCAAGGTGTGGCGCGTGGCCGACTCGAAGTGCCTCGAGTCGATCAGCGCGCACGACGACGCCGTGAACTCGGTCGTGGCCGGGTTCGACGGCCTCGTGTTCAGCGGGTCCGCCGACGGCAGCGTGAAGGTGTGGCGGCGGGAGATGCAGGGGAAGGGGACGAAGCACTACTTCTCGCAGACGCTGCTGAAGCAGGAGTGCGCGGTGACGTCGCTCGCCGTCGACGCCTCCTCCACGGTGCTCTACTGCGGCTCCTCCGACGGGCTCGTCAACTTCTGGGAGCGCGACAAGTTCCTCTCGCACGGCGGCTTCTTCCGCGGCCACAAGCTGGCGGTGCTGTGCCTCGCCACGTCGGGGAACCTGGTGTTCAGCGGCTCGGCGGATACCAACATCTGCGTGTGGCGGAGGGAGGAGCGGAGCCACCACTGCCTCTCCGTGCTGAGCGGCCACAGCGGGCCGGTGAAGTGCCTGGCGGTGGAGGAGGATAAGACGGATTTCGCGCAGCCGTTTGGGGCCCACCGGCACTACGTCGTCTACAGCGGCAGCCTCGACAAGTCGGTCAAGATATGGCGGGTGTCGGGGCAGGGGGCGCCGCTGCATCCGCCGCCCAACAGCGATATCGTGccgccgcagcagcagcagccgttTCAGAATTTCTCGTCGC